tattttttttatttttgaagataaaaaaaatcatttcaatTCTTCATTccttttttaaatttatgaatGCCCTTATAAATACCCCTTCAAATACCCATTGAGATCCATCCTTCACAGGAAATAAGAGctacccaaaaaaaataaacatttgAAGTGTGAGTGAGAAATAGGATAGTAGAAAGATGGAGACTTTCCCAGTGGTTAACATGGAGATGCTTAACACAGAAAAAAGGGCTGCAACATTGGAGAAAATAAAAGATGCTTGTGAGAACTGGGGATTCTTTGAGGTAACATTTAAACAATGTTATTTTTCTCTCATAAAATGTCTCTTAAAAAGATAAGACCGTAATATCTCATACTACAATTTTTAGGATATACCAATTACTCACATAGATTCACATGTAACAACATCATACAGAGAGACAGATCCgggatttaaaatttatgagttCAATCTTAAAGATTTTTTGTATTGAACCTAAAACAATGAGAGTTGCTATTTATTAGAAATTTTAGCAAATATTGATGCTCTGCATTAAAAAATAGTGAGTTCAGATGAATTCGATATCTGCATGTTGCATCCACCACTGAGCACATAGATTTACCTGTAATTAATTACTTATAAATGacttaattatataaatacttatttttcctatgttttgtgtatatatgaaGGTGGTAAATCATGGGATATCTCATGATCTTCTTGACACAGTGGAGAAGTTCACAAAGGAACATTACAAGAAGTGTATGGAACAAAGGTTCAAGGAAATGGTGGCAAGTAAAGGCCTTGAAGCTGTTCAGACtgaaattgatgatttggaCTGGGAAAGTACTTTTTTCTTGAAACATCTTCCTATTTCAAACATTTCAGAAGTTCCTGATCTAGAAGATGATTACAGGTCAAAGAGATCTCCATGTTTTGTTCTACTCCCTCTCTCCCAATTTACAGGACATCCTTTGATttgacacaaaaaaaattatttaaaaagaaaaacaaacttttaaaatttgtggtctaaaatacTTCTTAATCATTTGTGTaactataaatcatttcattaaagtTAAAAGGTAAATGttgaagttaaattatatttaattacaAAAAGATGACCCTTTCTTTTAGACggattaaaaaggaaaatatgtcatataaattgagatggaTGAGTATTACTTTATCCATTGCATTAGTTATCTTTGGTTTTTGACATAAGAAGAAACTGTGCTCCAACTATCTGGGATTTTTCAGTTTAACTTGCCTATCTAATTTGACCTGTATATCTAGGACCACAAATATATCTTAAACTTAACCTTATCCTTAGCCCTGAGGaattttttccaaataaaaaatttatactcATGGAACTGTGGATTTGCCTTGCTGACTTAACATGAAACATGACAGGAAAATCATGAAGGAGTTTTCAAATAAACTGGAGAAACTAGCAGAGCAACTTTTGGACTTGCTGTGTGAAAATCTAGGACTAGAGCAAGGTTACTTGAAGAAAGTCTTTTATGGATCAAAGGGTCCTACTTTTGGCACCAAAGTTAGCAACTACCCACCATGTCCCAAGCCTGATCTGATTAAAGGCCTGAGGGCTCACACAGATGCTGGTGGCATCATCCTTCTATTCCAAGATGACAAAATCAGTGGTCTCCAACTACTCAAAGATGGCGAATGGATTGATGTTCCACCAATACGCCACTCCATTGTCATCAACCTCGGTGACCAACTCGAGGTATCCAAggatttaacttatatacacagatcattttaaagatattcttatactatatatcagtgtgatttaatatatatagcatCATGTTGTCTACCATATTTTCACTAGTTCGGATACCTTGGCATCCCTGAGAATTTTTACTTTGTCAAATCACGTAAAAGATAAATAAGGCAGGTTACCTACTATAACAACATGATAAGATACATTTTGACAGTGTAAAAAGAATTTACTCATGTATATAAAGTTAAATCATACTCGTTCCACTAAATATTGGCAATTATATACCTTTTAGGTGATCTGGTGATGTAAAAATCCGTTTACGATGTCCATCTAGGAGTTGAACTCATTAATACATTATATTCGTCTCTTCAAAATAAGAAGGTAAATCTACTAATATTGTTCATTTGCGTTTTAAATGGTTTTTAGGTGATTACCAATGGAAAATACAAGAGTGTGGAGCACAGGGTGATTGCTCAGCCTGATGGAAACAGAATGTCCTTAGCTTCGTTCTATAATCCAGGGAGCGATGCTGTCATCTATCCAGCACCAGAATTGTTGgagaaggaagaaaaagagaacatAGTCATGTATCCCAAATTTGTTTTTGAGGACTATATGAAATTATATGCAGGTCTCAAATTCCAGGCTAAGGAGCCAAGGTTTGAAGCAATGAAGGCTGTGGAAACTGCTGTCAACTTGGGCCCAATAGTAACTGTTTGATGAGACAGTGTTAAGTCCAACTTTGATGAAGTATTAATACAAAACTAATATATGGGAATGGGAAGAAAAGATTGTTTAGTACTAAGATAATGATGTTGTAATAATTTGATTAATGTTGGTTTAATTAGTGGGGtgctttttcttgttttgtgcAACTTGGGTTTTCTTTGTGTACTCTTGTCTGGTAGTGTGATGTCTTAAGTGGAGTTTATTGTAAGGTTTTCAGATTTCCAATGAACTCTTTTATTCCCAGCAAATTAATTTATTGAGTTTAAGTTTTACACACAATGTCAAAATGTTCATATAATCAGGTCGCTTACAAGGTAATTAAAGGCAAAAGAATCTCAAATCCTTGATGTCACTTTTGTGAAAAAAGGAATTTGAATGACATGGTAACTTGATAGATATCCACTCTTTTTCTTCCACTAAGTCACTGGTGTCATTTTCAGTGGTGATTCTTTATGTAAACCATAAAGCTGACATTTTCATTTTCACCCGTCCAACTTCAACCTAAACGATCCATTTGTCACCCCTAGTTAAATCTAAGGGTTTCTTACGTTTTTAAGGTTATATGGTATGATCATCTCCATTCATGTTCCTTGAAGCCCCATTTGATATGGCTAAATATGAAAAGGATTTACGCTATATACATCGACAACATTAATAGTTTTTACACCATCACTGTAATAGCACGTAACATATCATGTTTACTGAATACGTATTGCAGATATTTACCTACAACTACATCGTCCTGGCCTGattgtgtaaatattttttacattctCATTGCAAGAACTTAAACCCAATATTAAATAGCTTAACAATCCAAACCAAATATGGACTCAGAGTTTATATATCTCTAAAACAAAGAACTGGTGAACTTATTCCATGGATTGGGATATcccaccatatatatatatatatatatatagaataacttatcccatcattTTCGAGACTAACTAATAACCCTAATTAAACACGATAAAATAATCCTGCATTAAATCTCTTATCCCTTGTACCAAACGACTAGTTTTCTTTCCTCCTAACAAATGAGCACTAGGTTTACAGATTCCAGAAACATTAGTAACAAAAACATCTAAAACCTGCAAACGATGTATGTGAAGTGCGTCAGAATTCAGGAGCATCACACCCAGGAGAGGAGCTACGGTCAGCAAAGGATAGTAAGTTGAACATCATTCTGGAAAATATACTGTGCATAATACTCACACACACCAAACACGGTTAAATATTTTGTAATATGTAGAGGTCTTAAATTAAACACACATCTGTTCATGAAAGAACATGAGTATTATGAAAAATCATCTCTTAAGTTCTATAACTATAAAGACTCTCTTGAAGTAGCCTAAGAAAAATTTGCAGGTATATACAAGGGCTTTGTTGTATCCTGAACGAAATTGCTTGTATTTCCCCCCAAAATGTGTACGGGCAATATCTCTTTTAAGGAAAGTGATTCTTCGCGCTTCATAGTCATCTTCTTCTACAATTGTATTTCCTATTTTTCAAACACACACACGTACCTATATCCAGTTCTCATGTTCCCTAACGGCTAAAACTACTTGTAATTAAAAGAATGATATTCTGGACCTACCAGAACTGAAGGGATTAACAGATGAAAGAACAGCAGTAGATTAAACCTGAAAAAGACGTAAATGGACATACAGAATTAAAAacgaaaaaaaacaaaatccaCAGAAAGGGATGCAATGGAAAACAAGAGCTTTGATCTTGCTCATTAGCCTAGGCCACAAAGAGCACCCATATCCCCACGCATTTCTTTTtagggacaatttcaaatatatacaataaactaattagtttacaacaaatataatcatgttttatttacataaaaaatagtcaaaatcatagaaaatatacagtgactatacaatataactTGCTAATAGTCATAAAAAGTATACGCTGACTATACAATAaagattacttatacatgagctatacactgaatatacattattataca
The sequence above is a segment of the Solanum dulcamara chromosome 11, daSolDulc1.2, whole genome shotgun sequence genome. Coding sequences within it:
- the LOC129873898 gene encoding 1-aminocyclopropane-1-carboxylate oxidase; its protein translation is METFPVVNMEMLNTEKRAATLEKIKDACENWGFFEVVNHGISHDLLDTVEKFTKEHYKKCMEQRFKEMVASKGLEAVQTEIDDLDWESTFFLKHLPISNISEVPDLEDDYRKIMKEFSNKLEKLAEQLLDLLCENLGLEQGYLKKVFYGSKGPTFGTKVSNYPPCPKPDLIKGLRAHTDAGGIILLFQDDKISGLQLLKDGEWIDVPPIRHSIVINLGDQLEVITNGKYKSVEHRVIAQPDGNRMSLASFYNPGSDAVIYPAPELLEKEEKENIVMYPKFVFEDYMKLYAGLKFQAKEPRFEAMKAVETAVNLGPIVTV